The Azospirillum baldaniorum genome segment CCTTGTAGCTTTCCGCGACGGCCACATGGCGGTCGGTGTCCAGGTTCGGCAGCAGTTGCGACACCGCCTGCACCAGCGGCAGCCCGACCATGCGGCGCACCTCCAGCGGGTCCGGCTCGCCCAGCCCGTGGGCGGCCCAGGCGGTGGTCATGGCGTCGATGATGGCGAACTGGCTGTCCACCAGCGTGCCGTCGCAATCGAACAGGGCCAGCCGCAGGGGACGGGCATTCTCTGAGCTGCTCACGGGCATCGCCTCCGGGACGCGGGTCGTACCGGACTTATGCGGCTCGCATTGGGAAAGCGCAACTCACTTTGCCGGCTGCGACACCGAAGGGCGCCAATGGAGCAAATGGACCGCCCCGCCCAGCAGCAGGCCCCAGAAGGCCGAGCCCACCCCGGCGACGGACAGGCCGGAGGCGGTGACCAGCATGGTGACCAGCGCGGCTGTCCGGTTCGCCTCCACCTGCACGGCGCCCATCAGGGCGGCACCGAAGGCGCCGACCAGGGCCAGCCCGGCCACCGCCTCGATCAGGATCGGCGGGGAGCGGGTGACCATCACCGCCGTCACCCCGGCCAGCCCGGCGAACAGGATGTAGCCGATGCCGCCGACGAAGGCGGCCTGCCAGCGCCGCGCCGGGTTGGGGTCGGCGTCCGGGCTGGCGCAGAGCGCCGCGGTGATCGCCGCGAGGTTGATGGTGGGCGCGCCGCCCAGCGCCGTCAGGGCGGAGGCCGCCCCCGTCGCCAGGAAGATCGGGCGGGTCGGCGGCGCGTAGTTGTAGGTCGCCAGGACGGCGAGGCCGGGAATGTTCTGCGACGCCATGGTGACGACGAACAACGGCAGGGCGATGCCGACCATCGCTTCCCAGGTGAACACCGGCTGGACGAAGGTCACGCCCGGCCACAGCGCACCGGACAACACCGCCCCGCCGGCCAAACCGCCGGAAGAGTCCAGCGCCATCGCCCCCAGCGCCACCGCCACCGCGGCGGGCACGGCGTAGAGACGCGCCACCCGCCCCACCACCGCCCAGGTCGCCAGCACCAGCAGCGCCATTCCCGGCGCCTGCGACACCGCCAGGAAGGGGGCCAGGCACAGCTTCAGCAGGATGCCCGCCAGCATGCCGTTGGCCAGCGGCTTGGGAATCGCCGCGATCCAGCGGCCGAGCGGCGACCACAGCCCGGCCAGGATGATCAGGACTCCGGTCGCTATGAAGGCCCCCACCGCGGCGGGGAACCCGCCCTCCACCGCGCCGGTGGCGGCGAGCAGCGCCATGCCCGGCGTCGTCCAGGCGATGCTGATCGGCTTGCGCCGGTGCAGGCTGAGCCCCATCGCCGTCAGCCCCATGGCGAAGCCCAGCAGGACGAGGCCCGACACCACCTGCTCCGTGCTGGCACCCACGGCGGTCAGGCCATGGATCACCACCGCCACCGAGCTGGCATAGCCGACCAGGGCCGCCAGCAGGCCGGCGCCGACCGCGCGCAGGGAAAGCCCCGTCGAAAGGTCCGTCGCCGGGACGGTGTCGGAAGAGGACATGGCTTGGGACCCTCCATCGGGGGTGCAGGACGATGGGGAAGGTGATAGATTGGATCCAATATCCTGGCAAGGGGAGATCACGCATGGCGGTCAACGACGGGCTGTCGCGCCTCGTGGCGCGTGCGCGGCCGCGCCACCGCACCACCACGGAGTTCGTGGAGGCGACGCTGCGCGAGGCGATCCTGACCGGGGTCATCGCGCCGGGCACGCCCTTGCGGCAGGAGGAGCTGGCGGAAACCTTCGGGGTCAGCCGCATGCCGGTGCGCGAGGCGCTGCGCCAGTTGGAGGCGCGGGCGCTGGCCGAGTTCCACCCGCACCGCGGGGCGGTCGTCGCGGAAATCTCGGCGGCGGACGGCGCCGACATCGGGGCGATCCGCATGGCGCTGGAACCGATGGCGCTGCGCCTGTCGCTGCCCGGCCTGACGGCGGCGGACCTCGATCAGGCGGAAGAGTTGATCGCGGAGATGGATGGGGAGGCCGATCCGGGTCGCATGGGGGAGCTGAACCGGCGCTTCCACATGACGCTCTACGCGCGGGCCGGGCGGCCCCGTCTGCTGGCGCTGACGGAGCAGCATCTGCTGGCCGCCGACCGTTACCTGCGCTTCCAGTTCGCGGCGCTGGGCTATCTACCGCGGTCGCAGGACGAGCACCGCGCGCTGCTGGCGGCCTGCCGGGTGGGCGATGCGGACACGGCCTGCCGGCTCGTCACCGAGCATGTCGGACAGGCGGCGGAGCAGCTCACGGTGTTCCTGGAGGGCCGCGAGGCGGGGTGAGCCCCCCGCCTTACTCGACCCCCTCGAACGGGTCGCCCTTCAGGCTGGCGCTGAAGCCCAGATACTTCCAGGTCGTCAGCATGTGGTCGGGCAGCGGCGCCGTCACGTCGATCATCCGGTTGCCGCCGCGCGGGTGCGGCAGGATCAGCCGGCGGGCGTGCAGATGCAGCTTCTTCTGGATCTCTGCGCCCGGAAGATGGGCCCCCTGCCCGGCGTACTTGCCGTCGCCCAGGATCGGCGTGCCGATGGCGTTCATGTGGACGCGGAGCTGGTGGGTGCGGCCCGTGCGCGGCCACATGGCGACGAAAGCCGCCTGCTTGCCCAGGTTTTCCAGCACCGTGTAGTAGGTGACGGCGCGCTTGCCGTCGTCCTCGTCGCCAGCCACCCGCTCGCCCTGCGGCCCGCCTTCCTTGGCCAGCGCGAGGTCGATCTTGCCCTGGTAGGGCTTCGGCACGCCGACCGTGGCGGCCCAGTAGATCTTGCGCACGTCGCGGCCGCGGAACTGCTCCGTCAGCTTGGACGCCGCGAAGGTGTTGCGCGCCAGCAGCAGGACGCCCGAGGTGTCCTTGTCCAGCCGGTGCACCAGCTTCGGCCGCTCCTTCGCGTCGAAGCGCAGGGCGTCCAGCATGGCGTCGAGATGCTTGGTGGTGTTGGTGCCGCCCTGCACGGCGAGGCCCGCCGGCTTGTTCAGCGCGATGACGTCGCCGTCCTTGAAGAGAACCAGCGCCTGGAGCGCCGCGATGTCCTTGTCCGACATGGCCGGCTTCTTCGGCGCGGGTGCCGCGGCGGCGCCCTCCGGCTTGGCCCAGTCGGCCAGCGGCGGAATGCGGATGGACTGGCCGGCGGCGAGCCGGGTCGAGGTTTCCGCCCGCTTGCCGTCCACGCGGATCTGGCCGGTGCGCAGCAGCTTCTGCAGATAGCCGTGCCCCACGTCGGGGAAATGGCGCTTGAACCAGCGGTCGAGGCGAACGTCGGCCTCGTCGGACGTCACGGTCCGGGTTTCCACGCTGGGGGACTTGTTCTCACTCATCAAACGGGCACCGAAACAAGAGAACGCACGACCGCGAGGCCGGCAAAGAAACCCGCGATGGTCAGCACCATCGAGGCCAGGATGTAACCCGCCGCCGCCGGCAGGGCGTTCCGCTCCACCAGCAGCCCGACGTCGAGCGTGAAGGAGGAGAAAGTGGTAAATCCCCCCAGCACCCCGACCATCAGCAGCGCCCGCAGCTCCGGCGAGGGCGACCACACCAGCGCGGCCAGCTCCGCCAGCGCGCCCATGGTGAAGCAGCCCACGGCGTTCACGATCAGCGTCCCGTAGGGAAACTGCGTGCCCAGCCAATGGCCGACCGCCGTCATCAGAAGATAGCGCGCCATGGACCCGACGGCTCCACCGACGGCAACCGCGGCGAGCGTGGACGGTGATGCGATCACGGAACCTCCGGAACGGATGGGACGACGGGCATCCCGCGCGGATTAGAGCCAGAATTGCGGCGGCTTGTCACGTGCCGGGCGCAGCATCCTCTGGATTCCGGTCGCCCACGCCGAAGATCCAGCCCTCCTGCCGCCGCACCCGCGCGTCCATGGCCGGCGGACTCCACACCGCCTGCCGCTCGGCCAGCCAGCGCAGCCCCGCCGCCGAGACCAGGGCGTCCGCGTCATGGTCGGTCACCACTCCGGACAAGCCGGCGGGCGGCGCGCCGAGGACGGCCAGCGCGGCATCGGTCGCCGCCCCGTCGCGGATCTTGCGCAGCCCGAAGCCAGCGCGGATGAGGAACAGGCGCGGGTAGATCTCGCAGATGACGGTGCGGCCCGGACCCGGCGCGTCGAAGGGCCAGACCGCCACCCGGTCCGGCGCCGCCCGCTTCAGCGCCCGCAGCATGCGCATTCCGGCCAGACCGCCCTTCCCCACCTGCTTGGCGCCGATCAGCTTGTAAGGGCTCTGCGGGCTGCCGTAGCCGTCGGCGCGGCACACCCGCTCGGTCCGCCGGTGCGGATCGCGGTACCAGTCCGGCTGCGTCCCGGCGCGCCAGAAATCGGCGCCGTAGCCCGGGTGCGCCGCGAAGCCGCCCCCGGCGAAATCCGGTTCCGCCCCGGCCACCGCCTCCACCAGGTCCCAGAGGTCGAACGCCGTCGCCAAGTCGGGGTCGGGGAAGTAGCGCCCGGCCACATCGAAGGGCAGCGAGAAGGCGCAGTCGATCCCGACCAACGCCGGCCCGCGCTCCAGCCCGTCCAGCAGCCAGTCGAACACGGCGGTGCGCGACCATTGCCGCTCCGTGGGAGCGACGACCCGGGGCGGCCCCTCCGCACCGCATTCGGCCACGGCGATGCCGGCGTAGCGCTTGCCCGCGGCGCCCGACCAGTCGATGGCGATGAAGCGCCCCAAGTCCGGCAGCGCGGCCCCCGTCGTCATTCCTGATCGCCCCAATCCAATTTCACGATGCTGAAAGCGGAACGTCCGACAGTCAGCGCAGGATCATTGCACCGGAGTATCCCCATGCCCACCCTCAGGATTGCCGGACTGCTCATCGCCGGTTTGCTCTTGTCCATCGCCCCGGCATGGAGCGCTCCCTGCCTGGAAATCCAAAGCGTCCGGCTTTCCGCCGATCCCGAACGCAACATGGCGGAGGGCGGGCGTCTCGCGCGACACATTCTGGGCGCGGTGCCACCGCCCAAGGCCGGGCAGAGCGTCGGCACGCCGATGTTCGCCGACCGCCGGGCCTGGGACGTGGCATGGCAGGCCTTGACCAGTCATCCGGGACAACTGCTGTGTGGCGACGAGATCGGCAGCACCCAGTACGGCAAGACGCTGGGCGTTCAGGTCCCCTCGATGCTGTGCGAAGAGACCGACGGCGCGGGGCGCTGCGTTCGCGCGCGGCCCTTCACCAGTGAAACCGTGACCTATGTGTTCGAGGTTTCCGGTCCGCCGGAGGCGCCGGCCTGGATTCTGGGAACCGCCTACCCGAAGCCGTGAAACGCGGCTACTCGTCCCCGTCCGCGGCCTTGCGCTCGCGCAGGCGCCCCCAGTAGTCCTGGCGCTTCTTGATCTCGCGCTCGAATCCACGCTCCACCGGCTGGTAGAAGGCGCGCCGAGCCATGCCCTCCGGGAAGTAGTTCTGGCCGGAAAAGCCGTCCGCCGTGTCGTGGTCGTACTCGTAACCCTTGCCGTAACCGATCTGCTTCATCAGCTTGGTCGGGGCGTTCAGGATGTGCTTGGGCGGCATCAGGCTGCCGGTTTCCTTGGCGGCGCGCACCGCGCTCTTGTAGGCGGTGTAGCCGGCGTTCGACTTCGGCGCCGTCCCCAGATAGATGACCAGCTGGGCGATGGCCAGTTCCCCCTCCGGGCTGCCCAGCCGCTCGTAGGCCTCCCAGGCGGCGGTGGCCTGGGCGAGCGCGTTGGGGTCGGCCATGCCGATATCCTCCACCGCGAAGCGCGTCAGCCGGCGGGCGATGTAGCGCGGGTCCTCGCCACCCTCCAGCATGCGGGCGTACCAGTAGAGCGCCGCGTCGGTGTCCGACCCGCGCAGCGACTTGTGCAGCGCGCTGATGAGGTTGTAGTGCCCCTCCTGCGCCTTGTCGTAGAGCGGGGCGCGGCGCTGGATGGCGGTGGCGAGCGCGTTGTTGTCGAGAAGCGCGCCGTCCTCCGGCACCGGCAGGGCGAACAGCTCCTCGCAGAGGTTCAGGCAGAAGCGCCCGTCGCCGTCGGCCATCGCCTTCAGCGCCGCCCGCGCGTCCGGCGTCAGCGGCAGCGGGCGGCCCATCTCCGCCTCGGCCCGCGACAGCAGCTTTTCCAGCGCGGCGTCGTCCAGCCGGTTCAGCACGAAGACCTGGGCGCGGGACAGAAGCGCCGCGTTCAGCTCGAAGGACGGATTTTCGGTGGTGGCGCCGACCAGCGTGACGGTGCCGTCCTCCACATAGGGCAGGAAACCGTCCTGCTGGGAGCGGTTGAATCGGTGGATCTCGTCGATGAACAGCAGCGTGCCCTGCCCGGCCGCGCGCCGCGCCCGGGCGGCGTCGAACACCTTGCGCAGGTCGGCCACGCCGGAGAACACCGCCGACAGCGGCTCGAAATGCAGGTCGGTGGACAGGGCCAGCAGCCGCGCGATGGTTGTCTTGCCGCAGCCGGGCGGCCCCCACAGGATCATGGAGGCCAGCCGGCGCGCGGCGACCATGCGGCCCAGCGGGCCGTCGGGCTTCAGCAGATGCTCCTGCCCGACCACCTCGCCCAGGCTGCGCGGGCGCAGCCGGTCGGCCAGCGGGCGGGGGGCGCCCGCCTCGAACAGGCCGCCGGTGGCTCCGGAGTCGCCGCGTTTGCTCATCGCTGATCCACCGATCGCACCGGACCGGTCACTGGTTGGTGGGCGCGCCGCAGCGCTGGTAACACATGCGCAGCGAATGCTGGCAGTTGTCGGTCGGCGAGAAGATGCCGCCGCGGTCCGGACGGTCAAGCCCGCTCTGCGCGCGCGCGGCCACCGAGTCCATGCAGGAGTTGTTGCTGCGCTCGCACTGGGCGCGGCAGGAATCGTCGCTGCCGACACCGCCGTCCAGGCGGAGCGACGGGTCTTCGACCCCGCGGGCCGGGCGCGAGGCGGCCGGCGACCCGGCGGGAGCCGTTGTGGGGGCCGCGGTGGAGGCCGCCGGAGCACCGCCCACGGCGGCGCCGGACGAACGCCCCGGCGCGTCCGCGCAGGCGGCGAGCGCAACCAGGGCGAGGGCCAGCACCGGCCCCAGAATGAGTTTCGGACGGAACATCTCGGCTTTGACTCCCATTGTTCTTGCGTGACCCCGGACGTTGGCGGATGGTCCCCCGCATTGGACCATGCCGCGGGCTCGGCGCCCACTATGCCGGGAACGCAAGCGATAAGGGAATGCCTCAAATGAGTCCCAACAATCCCGGCCCGTCGCCGCGCCGCCGGACATCGACCACCGTCTTCGTGGCGCTGCTGATCGGCGGCCTGCTGCTGCTCGTCGTGCGCATGCTCGCCATGCCCACCGTCAGCGCCGGCGAGGTCGTGCTGCCCCTGCTGGCCGGCATCGGCATGGCGCTGGCCATCGGCGTGATGGTCATGCGCGACCGCCGCGAGCGCAACGCCCTGCCCCCGTCGGAGCGCAACCGCCAGGACCGCGGGATGCCGGATTGATTCTTGGTGGATGCGGGTGACGCGCGGGGCCGAGCCCCGCGCCGCTCACACGAATTTGAAGCTGAGCAATCCGCCGATGATGATGACCAGCAGAACGGTCGTCACCAGCATCAGCCGCTTCTCGATGATGTCGCGCACCTGCGGCCCGTAGAAGTGCAGCAGGATCGCGATCATGTAGAATCGCGAGAATCGCGCAACGATCGAGCACAGGATGAACACCGTCAGGTCGAGATGTGCGAACCCCGCGGTGATCGTCAGCAATTTGTAGGGTATGGGCGTGATGCCCTTGAGGATCAGGAACCAGGGGCCGAATTCGGCGAACATGTCCTGGAAGCGCTGGAACGACTCTTGCGCGTTGTAGAGGTCGATGATCAGCCGTCCGATGCTCTCGAACAGGTAGAACCCGACCGCGTAGCCGAACAGCCCGCCGATCAGCGAGGCCAGTGCGCAGATGTTGGTGTAGCGCCAGAGCTTCTTAGGCTCCGCCAGACACATCGGCACCAGCATGACGTCGGGCGGCAGAGGGAAGAAGGAGCTTTCCGCGAAGGAGACGGCGGACATCCACCAGACGGCGTCCTTGCGGGCGGAGAGCTTGAGAATCCGGTTGTAGAGAGGTTTCAGCATACCGCGCGCGCGGCGCCCTCCCGAAGTGACGGAACCCGAAAACCGGAAACCCTCCCTCCGGGGATGAACCCGAAGGGAGGGCCGGTCGGTCACCTATATCGTCGTCCGCGGCCCGGGGGCAACGGCGACGACAAGATTTCACGAAAGCTCAACCGTGGGCTCAGCCCTCGGCCTCGACCTCTTCCTTGATCTCCACCGGGCCCGAATCCTGGCCCTTGGCGGCGACGTCACGGTCGACCAGCTCGATCACGCCCATGGCGGCGGCATCGCCGTAGCGGAAGCCGGCCTTCAGGACGCGGCTGTAGCCACCCTGGCGGTCCTTGTAACGGTCGGCCAGGACGGTGAACAGCTTGGTCACCATCGCGTCGTCGCGCAGCTGCGCGAAGGCGAGACGGCGGTTGGCGAGGCCACCCTTCTTGCCGAGCGTGATCAGACGCTCGACGATCGGGCGCAGATCCTTAGCCTTCGGCAGGGTCGTCTTGATCTGCTCGTGCTTGATCAGCGCATTCGCCATGTTCGAGAACATGGCCTTGCGGTGGCTGGTGGTCTTGCTGAACTTACGTCCGGAAACGCCGTGACGCATGACGGTCCTCCTTCATGGCGTGGCCCCCCTCGGGGAGCCGGTGGTGAACCCGACCGCCCAGTTTTCGGCTGGTACGGCGCGGGGCGGGCCGGTTGATGGCCCTGGGAACACTTGCCCCCTCCCCGGCCCTCCCCCGCCTTCGGCAAGGGAGGGAGATCATCCCCTCCCCTGCGAAGCCGGGGAGGGTCAGGGAGGGGGCAATAAGGTGTGCGAGACTTAGTACGGCTCTTCCAGACGCTTGGCCAGCTCTTCGATGTTCTCGGGCGGCCAGTTCGGGATTTCCATACCGAGGTGCAGACCCATCTGGGCCAGCACTTCCTTGATCTCGTTCAGCGACTTGCGGCCGAAGTTCGGCGTGCGGAGCATCTCCGCCTCGGTCTTCTGCACCAGATCGCCGATGTAGACGATGTTGTCGTTCTTGAGGCAGTTGGCCGAACGGACCGACAGTTCCAGCTCGTCCACCTTGCGGAGCAGGTTCTTGTTGAACGGAACCTCCTCGTGCTTCTCCTCGGCGACCGCGTGGGTCGGCTCCTCGAAGTTGATGAACAGCTGCAGCTGGTCCTGGAGGATGCGGGCGGCCAAAGCCACCGCGTCGTCCGGCTTCACGGCGCCGTTGGTCTCGACGACCATCGACAGGCGGTCATAGTCGGTGACCTGCCCGACGCGGGCGTTGTCGACCTTGTAGGAGATCTTGCGGACCGGCGAGAACAGCGCGTCGACCGGGATCAGGCCGATCGGGGCGTCCTCCGGACGGTTCTGGCTGGCCGGGACATAGCCCTTGCCGGTCTCGACCGTCAGTTCCATGTTCAGGCGGGCGCCGTTGTCCAGCGTGCAGATCACGAGATCCGGGTCCATCACCTGGATGTCCGCGCCGGTCTCGATCATGCCGGCCTTCACCTCGCCGGGGCCTTCGGCGCGCAGGCGCATGCGCTTCGGGCCGTCACCGCCCATACGCAGACCCATCGACTTGATGTTGAGGACGATGTCGGTCACGTCCTCGCGCACGCCGGGGATCGACGAGAACTCGTGCAGCACGCCATCGATGTGGATCGCCGTGACGGCCGCACCCTGCAGCGAGGAGAGCAGCACGCGACGCAGCGCGTTGCCGAGCGTCAGACCGAAGCCACGCTCCAGCGGCTCGGCCACGACGGTCGCCGTGCGGTCGGCGTCGTCACCGGGCTGGATGTCCAGCTTGTTCGGCTTGATCAGTTCCTGCCAGTTCTTCTGAAGAGCCACGGTATTACCTCATGCCATCGGGGTGGACACACGTCCGCGGAGACCGGCCGTTCCCATCCGATGGCGCCGCGATGGCTGCGGCGCCTGTCCCGGAACGGCGGGTCCCCGCGGGTGCGGAGTAGCGATGCTTCTTAGACGCGACGCTTCTTCGGCGGACGGACGCCGTTGTGCGGGATCGGCGTGACGTCGCGGATCGAGGTGATCTGGAAGCCGATCGACTGCAGAGCGCGCAGCGCCGACTCACGCCCCGAACCCGGACCCTTCACCTCGACCTCGAGGGTCTTCATGCCGTGTTCCTGGGCCTTGCGGCCCGCGTCCTCGGCGGCGACCTGGGCGGCGTAGGGGGTCGACTTGCGCGAACCCTTGAAGCCCATCGTGCCCGACGACGACCAGGCGATGGTGTTGCCCTGCGCGTCGGTGATGGTGATCATCGTGTTGTTGAAGGAGGCGTTCACGTGAGCGACGCCGGCGGTGATGTTCTTGCGCTCGCGACGACGAAGACGCTGCGAAGCGGCTGAGGGCTTGGCCATGGTCCGTGCGTCCTCTTACTTCTTCTTGCCGGCGATCGGCTTGGCCGGACCCTTGCGGGTGCGGGCGTTCGTGTGGGTGCGCTGGCCGCGGACCGGCAGGCCCTTGCGGTGACGCAGGCCACGGTAGCAGGCCATGTCCATCAGACGCTTGATGTTCATGGCGACCGAACGGCGCAGGTCGCCTTCGACGCGGTAGTCGGCGTCGATGGTCTCGCGGATCTTGAGGATCTCGTCGTCCGTGAGCTGGTTCACACGGCGCTCCGCCGGGATCTCCAGCTTCGTGCAGATTTCCTTGGCCTTGAAGGGGCCGATGCCATGAATGTAGGTCAACGCAATCTCCACGCGCTTCTGCGCGGGGATGTTGACGCCAGCGATACGCGCCACGCCTGCTCTCCTCGATATCTCAACGGCAGCCCTCATGGGCCGCCTACACACCGATTGATCCCCGATCCGGACGCCGGGGCCCGAAGGCCGGACGGCAAAACACGGATACGGGACGCACAATGTCTCCCGCCGGGCCGGTTGGGCCGCGGGAGGGTGCGACTATAGAAAAAGCCGGAAATCTGTCAAGGCCGTTCTGCGGCGTTACCGTGCTTTTCCCGGTGCCCGACCATTGTGGGGAGGCGGACCGCGGTTGACAAGCCGGACGGCAGAACTTGAGATGAACGGCCCGCCCCGAACGGAACAATCCGAACGGCCCATATCAGAAGGCAGACCCATGACCCGCAAAGGCATCCCCTTCCGGCGCTTCCGCCTGACCAAGATCGTCGCCACGCTGGGGCCGGCCACCGCGACGCCGGAGATGATCCGCGCGCTGTTCGAGGCGGGCGTGGACGTCTTCCGCCTGAACTTCAGCCACGGCACGCACGAGGACCACGGCAAGCGCCTCGCCACGCTGCGCGCGCTGGAGGCGGAACTCGACCACCCCATCGCGGTGATGGCCGACCTCCAGGGGCCGAAACTGCGGCTGGGCACCTTCGCCGACGGTCCGGTCACCGTCGAACCGGGGCACCGCATCCGCCTCGACCTCTCCACCGAGCCGGGCGACGCGACCCGCGTCGGCCTGCCCCACCCGGAAATCTTCGCCGCGCTTGAGCCGGAGGCGGAGCTGCTGGTGGACGACGGCAAGGTCCGCCTGCGCGTCGTCGACTGCAGCCCCGACCACGCCGACTGCGTCGTGCTGTCCGGCAGCCGCTTGTCCGACCGCAAGGGCGTGAACGTTCCGGGCGTCGTCCTGCCGCTGACGCCGCTGACCCCGAAGGATCACGAGGATCTGGCCTTCGCGCTCGACCAGGGAGTGGACTGGGTGGCCTTGTCCTTCGTGCAGCGGCCGGAGGACGTGGCCGAGGCGCGCAAGCTGGTCGCCGGGCGGGCCGCCCTGCTGTCGAAGATGGAAAAACCGCAGGCCATCCAACACCTGGAACGCATCGTCGAGCTGTCGGACGGCGTCATGGTCGCTCGCGGCGACCTGGGCGTCGAGATGCCGGCGGAGGACGTGCCGAGCATCCAGAAGCGGATCATCCGCGAATCGCGCAAGGCCGGAAAGCCGGTGATCGTCGCCACCCAGATGCTCGAGTCGATGATCGGCGCCCCGGCGCCGACCCGCGCCGAGGCGTCGGACGTGGCGACCGCGGTCTATGACGGGGCGGACGCGGTGATGCTGTCGGCGGAGACCGCGGCGGGCACCTACCCCATCGAGGCGGTGTCGATGATGGACCGCATCGCCCGCCGGGTAGAGCAGGACCCGCTCTACCGCACCATCACCGACGCCCAGCACCCCGACCCCCAGCAGACCTCCACCGACGCCGTCACCGCGGCGGCGCGGCAGGTCGCCCACACAATCCAGGCCGCGGCCATCGTCACCTACACCACCAGCGGCTCCACCACCCTGCGCGCCGCCCGCGAGCGGCCGGAGGTGCCGATCATGTGCCTGACCTCAAGCCTGGAGACGGCGCGTCGGCTCCAGCTCGCCTACGGGGTGCACAGCGTGCACTCCGCCGACGTGGCCGACTTCAACGAGATGGTCCAGAAGGCCGCCCGCTGCGCCTACGAGGACGGGCTGGCGGTGGAGGGGCAGCGGCTGGTCATCACCGCCGGCGTGCCCTTCGGCACCCCCGGCAACACCAACATCCTGCGCATCGCCTGGGTGGATGCGCAGTAAGGGGAAAGCCGTCAGGCCGGCGGACGCTCTGCCGGCGCGACGCGGGGAAAGCGCAGGGTGAAGGCCGCGCCGCGGCCCGGCGCGCTGTCGAGCGCGATGCGGCCCCTCAACCGGCGGGTGGCGATGTTGTAGACGATGTTCAGCCCCAGCCCGCTGCCGCCCGTTCCGCGGCTGGTGGTGAAGAAGGGCTCGAACACCTTGCCATGGAGTTCGGACGGGATGCCGCGCCCGTCGTCGGCATAGACCAGTTCCACCTCGTCGCCCCCCACCGCGCGCGCGGCCACGCGCAGCGTCCCGTGCTGGCCCGGGGCGTAGCCGTGAATGATCGAGTTCATCACGAGGTTGGTCAGCACTTGGCTGAGCGCGCCGGGGTAGCCGTCGATCAGCAGATCCGCCGGGCAATCCACCTCCACGCCGTGGGCCGCCCGCTTGATGCGGACGCCCAGGCTGCGCAGCACCTCGTCGATGTAGTCGCGAAGGTCGAAGACGCGGCGCTCCTCGCTCGCCTGATCGACGGCGATCTGCTTGAAGCTCTGGATGAGTTGGGCGGCGCGGTCGATGTTCAGCAGCATCAGGTGCGCCGCCTCCCCCGCCATGTCGAGGAAGTCGGCGAAGTCGGGCCGGCGCAGCGTTCCCGCCTCGAAAT includes the following:
- the crcB gene encoding fluoride efflux transporter CrcB; the protein is MIASPSTLAAVAVGGAVGSMARYLLMTAVGHWLGTQFPYGTLIVNAVGCFTMGALAELAALVWSPSPELRALLMVGVLGGFTTFSSFTLDVGLLVERNALPAAAGYILASMVLTIAGFFAGLAVVRSLVSVPV
- the rplQ gene encoding 50S ribosomal protein L17 — encoded protein: MRHGVSGRKFSKTTSHRKAMFSNMANALIKHEQIKTTLPKAKDLRPIVERLITLGKKGGLANRRLAFAQLRDDAMVTKLFTVLADRYKDRQGGYSRVLKAGFRYGDAAAMGVIELVDRDVAAKGQDSGPVEIKEEVEAEG
- a CDS encoding DNA-directed RNA polymerase subunit alpha, encoding MALQKNWQELIKPNKLDIQPGDDADRTATVVAEPLERGFGLTLGNALRRVLLSSLQGAAVTAIHIDGVLHEFSSIPGVREDVTDIVLNIKSMGLRMGGDGPKRMRLRAEGPGEVKAGMIETGADIQVMDPDLVICTLDNGARLNMELTVETGKGYVPASQNRPEDAPIGLIPVDALFSPVRKISYKVDNARVGQVTDYDRLSMVVETNGAVKPDDAVALAARILQDQLQLFINFEEPTHAVAEEKHEEVPFNKNLLRKVDELELSVRSANCLKNDNIVYIGDLVQKTEAEMLRTPNFGRKSLNEIKEVLAQMGLHLGMEIPNWPPENIEELAKRLEEPY
- a CDS encoding YqaA family protein, yielding MLKPLYNRILKLSARKDAVWWMSAVSFAESSFFPLPPDVMLVPMCLAEPKKLWRYTNICALASLIGGLFGYAVGFYLFESIGRLIIDLYNAQESFQRFQDMFAEFGPWFLILKGITPIPYKLLTITAGFAHLDLTVFILCSIVARFSRFYMIAILLHFYGPQVRDIIEKRLMLVTTVLLVIIIGGLLSFKFV
- a CDS encoding RluA family pseudouridine synthase — translated: MSENKSPSVETRTVTSDEADVRLDRWFKRHFPDVGHGYLQKLLRTGQIRVDGKRAETSTRLAAGQSIRIPPLADWAKPEGAAAAPAPKKPAMSDKDIAALQALVLFKDGDVIALNKPAGLAVQGGTNTTKHLDAMLDALRFDAKERPKLVHRLDKDTSGVLLLARNTFAASKLTEQFRGRDVRKIYWAATVGVPKPYQGKIDLALAKEGGPQGERVAGDEDDGKRAVTYYTVLENLGKQAAFVAMWPRTGRTHQLRVHMNAIGTPILGDGKYAGQGAHLPGAEIQKKLHLHARRLILPHPRGGNRMIDVTAPLPDHMLTTWKYLGFSASLKGDPFEGVE
- a CDS encoding GntR family transcriptional regulator, which codes for MAVNDGLSRLVARARPRHRTTTEFVEATLREAILTGVIAPGTPLRQEELAETFGVSRMPVREALRQLEARALAEFHPHRGAVVAEISAADGADIGAIRMALEPMALRLSLPGLTAADLDQAEELIAEMDGEADPGRMGELNRRFHMTLYARAGRPRLLALTEQHLLAADRYLRFQFAALGYLPRSQDEHRALLAACRVGDADTACRLVTEHVGQAAEQLTVFLEGREAG
- the rpsK gene encoding 30S ribosomal protein S11, whose product is MAKPSAASQRLRRRERKNITAGVAHVNASFNNTMITITDAQGNTIAWSSSGTMGFKGSRKSTPYAAQVAAEDAGRKAQEHGMKTLEVEVKGPGSGRESALRALQSIGFQITSIRDVTPIPHNGVRPPKKRRV
- a CDS encoding benzoate/H(+) symporter BenE family transporter, yielding MSSSDTVPATDLSTGLSLRAVGAGLLAALVGYASSVAVVIHGLTAVGASTEQVVSGLVLLGFAMGLTAMGLSLHRRKPISIAWTTPGMALLAATGAVEGGFPAAVGAFIATGVLIILAGLWSPLGRWIAAIPKPLANGMLAGILLKLCLAPFLAVSQAPGMALLVLATWAVVGRVARLYAVPAAVAVALGAMALDSSGGLAGGAVLSGALWPGVTFVQPVFTWEAMVGIALPLFVVTMASQNIPGLAVLATYNYAPPTRPIFLATGAASALTALGGAPTINLAAITAALCASPDADPNPARRWQAAFVGGIGYILFAGLAGVTAVMVTRSPPILIEAVAGLALVGAFGAALMGAVQVEANRTAALVTMLVTASGLSVAGVGSAFWGLLLGGAVHLLHWRPSVSQPAK
- a CDS encoding replication-associated recombination protein A; amino-acid sequence: MSKRGDSGATGGLFEAGAPRPLADRLRPRSLGEVVGQEHLLKPDGPLGRMVAARRLASMILWGPPGCGKTTIARLLALSTDLHFEPLSAVFSGVADLRKVFDAARARRAAGQGTLLFIDEIHRFNRSQQDGFLPYVEDGTVTLVGATTENPSFELNAALLSRAQVFVLNRLDDAALEKLLSRAEAEMGRPLPLTPDARAALKAMADGDGRFCLNLCEELFALPVPEDGALLDNNALATAIQRRAPLYDKAQEGHYNLISALHKSLRGSDTDAALYWYARMLEGGEDPRYIARRLTRFAVEDIGMADPNALAQATAAWEAYERLGSPEGELAIAQLVIYLGTAPKSNAGYTAYKSAVRAAKETGSLMPPKHILNAPTKLMKQIGYGKGYEYDHDTADGFSGQNYFPEGMARRAFYQPVERGFEREIKKRQDYWGRLRERKAADGDE